In one Balaenoptera musculus isolate JJ_BM4_2016_0621 chromosome 2, mBalMus1.pri.v3, whole genome shotgun sequence genomic region, the following are encoded:
- the ANG gene encoding angiogenin — translation MVMVLSPLFFVFMLGLGLTPLTLALDDYKYRHFLSQHSDPKPKGRDDRYCESMMRSRDLINPCKDVNTFIHGNKNDIKAVCEDENGEPYRGNLRISNSPFQVTTCKHKGGSPRPPCKYRATRAYRVIVIGCENDLPTHFDESFIPPRQ, via the coding sequence ATGGTGATGGTCCTGAGCCCCCTGTTTTTCGTCTTCATGCTGGGTCTGGGTCTGACCCCACTGACCCTGGCTCTGGATGACTACAAATACAGACACTTCCTATCCCAGCACTCTGATCCCAAACCAAAGGGCCGGGATGACAGATACTGTGAAAGCATGATGAGGAGCCGAGACCTGATCAACCCCTGCAAAGACGTCAACACCTTTATTCACGGCAACAAGAATGACATCAAGGCCGTCTGTGAAGATGAGAATGGAGAACCTTACAGAGGCAATCTCAGAATAAGCAACTCTCCCTTCCAGGTCACCACTTGCAAGCATAAAGGAGGGTCCCCCCGGCCTCCATGCAAGTACAGAGCCACAAGAGCGTACAGAGTCATTGTTATTGGCTGTGAAAATGACTTGCCCACCCACTTTGATGAGTCCTTTATCCCTCCAAGGCAGTAG
- the RNASE4 gene encoding ribonuclease 4, translated as MALQRTHALLLLLLLTLLGLGLVQPSYGQDRMYQRFLQQHVDPDVTGGNDGYCNLVMQRRKMTSHQCKRFNTFIHEDLQSIRSICRTANIQCKNGQMNCHEGVVKVTDCRETGSSRAPNCRYRAKASTRRVVIACEGNPEVPVHFDR; from the coding sequence ATGGCTCTCCAGAGGACCCATGCATTACTTCTGCTCTTGCTGCTGAccctgctggggctggggctggtaCAGCCCTCCTATGGCCAGGATCGCATGTACCAACGATTCCTGCAGCAACACGTGGACCCTGATGTGACAGGAGGCAATGATGGCTACTGCAACTTGGTGATGCAAAGACGGAAGATGACTTCACATCAGTGCAAGCGCTTCAACACTTTCATTCATGAAGACCTTCAGAGCATTCGTAGTATCTGCAGAACCGCCAATATTCAGTGCAAGAATGGCCAGATGAACTGCCATGAGGGTGTAGTGAAGGTCACAGACTGCAGGGAGACAGGAAGTTCCAGGGCTCCCAACTGCAGATACCGGGCCAAGGCCAGCACCAGACGTGTTGTCATTGCCTGTGAAGGTAACCCAGAGGTGCCTGTGCACTTTGATAGATAG